One genomic window of Elaeis guineensis isolate ETL-2024a chromosome 2, EG11, whole genome shotgun sequence includes the following:
- the LOC105060920 gene encoding uncharacterized protein, whose translation MSLSTIFRRVGLKDLVSNAPVYSGAREASGGLNLIFRRWATKKSAGSTKNGRDSKPKNLGVKKFGGERVIPGNIIVRQRGTRFHPGDYVGMGKDHTLYALKEGNVRFERHKLSGRKWVHVDPKDGHVLHPIYADAATIPDAESLLC comes from the exons ATGTCTCTCTCAACAATATTCAGACGAGTGGGTCTCAAAGATCTTGTTTCAAATGCTCCTGTCTACAGTGGTGCCCGTG AGGCATCCGGAGGACTGAACTTGATTTTCAGGCGATGGGCCACGAAAAAAAGTGCAGGATCCACAAAAAATGGTCGTGACTCTAAACCCAAGAACCTAGGTGTGAAGAAATTCGGCGGAGAG AGAGTGATTCCTGGGAACATCATTGTTCGCCAACGGGGTACTCGATTCCACCCTGGGGATTATGTTGGGATGGGAAAGGATCACACTTTATATGCCCTGAAAGAAGGAAATGTGCGGTTTGAACGCCACAAGCTGAGCGGCCGCAAGTGGGTGCATGTTGATCCTAAGGATGGTCATGTTCTTCACCCCATCTATGCAGATGCTGCTACTATACCGGATGCTGAGAGCCTGTTATGCTAG